CTGCCGGACAGTAATGATGAAGGGCCGAGAATACAAAGGATACGTCCATGTCAGTGAAGAAGGAATTAGACGAAAAGATGATTTTGACTACTGGATTCAGCTTGCACTGGAATACAACAAGAAAGCCAAACGCTCAAAAAAGATAAAGAAGAAGTAACTAGCTCTGGAAACGCTTGCGCATTTGCACCTGGCGGCCGCCATCCAGTTAAGTCATCTCATTCCATCAGTTATCGCATCAAGAAGATGCCGTACGCAATGTGATGTGTGTCTGATTGTGAGATGATAGCCTCATGGCGCTAGCGCCGGGAACCAACCTGGGGCCTTATCAGATCCTGGGGTCTCTTGGAGCCGGAGGAATGGGCGAAGTGTATCGCGCCAAAGACTCAAGGCTTGATCGAGAAATCGCCATCAAAGTTCTAGCGGAGCATCTTGCGGAAGACCCATCGGCGCTCAGACGGTTTGAACGGGAAGCAAAGGCTATCGCTACTCTTTCTCATCCGCATATCTTGTCGATCTATGACGTTGGTACGCATGAGGGCATTTCCTACGTTGTCACAGAGCTGTTAAGGGGAGAAACGCTGCGGACGCGTATGACTCATGAGCTGCTCGAATCAAGCAGAGCGATCGAAATCGGAATAGCCGTCGCAGAGGGCCTCTCTGCTGCACATTCGAAAGGTGTGATCCATCGCGATCTGAAACCAGAGAACATTTTTCTTACCTCTGATGGTCATGTAAAGATTCTCGATTTTGGTATAGCGCGACTCGTACCACCACCCGGGCAAGAGGTGTCAGAAGCACCTACTAAATCAGTAGAAACAGAAGTTGGAGTCATTCGAGGCACAATTCCGTACATGTCGCCTGAACAGGTGCGTGGAGCTGAAGTGGACGCGCGGACCGACATCTTTTCGCTCGGCTGTGTATTGTACGAAATGTTAACCGGGAGCAAAGCCTTTCATCGAAGCACCAATCAAGAAACAATCGGAGCCATCCTTCATAAGGAACCACCTCCATTCAGTGAAGAAGTTCCGGCGCCGTTGCGTGAAATTGTTTCGCGCTGCCTGCGAAAAGAGAAGACTCAAAGGTTTGCCTCGGCACAGGAATTGTTGGGCGCTTTAGAGATGGTCACAACAGTGACTGAAGCAGTCAGTAGCCGCGTCTTGCGTCCGGGTCGAAACCTCTGGTTCTTTGCGGCAGTTTTTGTACTGATAGCCATAGCTGGAGGTGTGCTATGGAAGTCGAAAAAAAAGTCTCCCGGAAGCCTGGAAAAAATCCAATCAATTGCGGTGTTGCCGTTACAAAACCTGTCGGGAGACTCCAACCAGCAGTATCTGGTCGATGGCATGACGGATGAACTGATAGCGGAACTTTCCAAAATCAAGTCGTTAAAAGTAATCTCGCGCACTTCGTCTATGCAGTACAAGGAAGCAAAGAAACCGCTTCCTGATATTGCCCGGGAACTCGATGTAGATGCGCTAGTGGAAGGATCGGTGTTTCGAGAGAGTGATCAGGTTCGTATAACGGTCCAGTTAATCCACGGAATCACGGACAAACATCTCTGGGCTCAAAGTTATCAGCGACAAATGCAAGGAATGCTCACGCTCCAGGGCGAAATGGCTCAAGCAATTGCCCGGGAGATTCAGGCGGAGCTCAGTCCTCAAGAACAAAAGCGGCTGACTTATACGCGCATGGTGAATCCTGCAGCTTACGAAGAATATTTGAAGGCAATGTATTTTTATCGCAAATCTTACACAGTAGAGGAATTTCAGAAAGCTTTTCAGCTTGTTCAGCACGCCGTTGATCTGGATCCTCAAGACCCCTTATTTCATGCTGCGCTTGGCAATCTTTACCTGGACTCCGGCCTTTCGGCACTACTTCGGCCATCTGAAGCCTATACGAAAGCGAACCAGGCAGCTCTCCGGGCTGTTCAACTGGATGACAACCTCGCGGAAGCGCATGAAATTCTCGGAAGAATTCACCACTACTACACCTGGGATCAGACTGCAGCGGGATTAGAGTACCGGCGCGCGATCGATTTGAAGCCCAATTGATGCATCAATCCACGGAGCCTACGCCTGGTATCTTTATCGTACCGGCCAACAATTAACTGCCCTTGACGAAGCTAAGAAAGCACAGGAATTGGACCCGCTCAGTTTGTGGCGCATTGTTGATCTCGGAATGGTATTTCACTATTCACGCCGGTATGAAGAAGGACTCGCTCAGTATAAAAAGGCGCTTGAACTGGAGCCAAATCTTACTGCGGCTCGTTATCAAGCGGCTCGTCTTTATATTGCAACTCGTCAGTATGAAGCTGCCATTTCCGAAATAAAAAAGCTCCAGGAGCTTGATGCTTCCGATCCTCTCATCATGCCTTTGTTAGGAATGGCCTATGGATTGTCAGGAAAGAAAGGTGACGCGCAGAAAATCCTGGGAGATCTTCTGGAGAAACAGAAGCGAGAATATGTTCGTCCTTATATGCTCGCGGAACTGCACCTTTCGCTCGGGGAGAAGGAACTCGCATTGGAGTCGTTGGAGAAAGCATGTAACGAGCGGGATGACTGGGTTGTTTTCTTACACGTGGATCCAAACATGGATCCCTTGCGATCCGAACCCCGT
The nucleotide sequence above comes from bacterium. Encoded proteins:
- a CDS encoding protein kinase; amino-acid sequence: MALAPGTNLGPYQILGSLGAGGMGEVYRAKDSRLDREIAIKVLAEHLAEDPSALRRFEREAKAIATLSHPHILSIYDVGTHEGISYVVTELLRGETLRTRMTHELLESSRAIEIGIAVAEGLSAAHSKGVIHRDLKPENIFLTSDGHVKILDFGIARLVPPPGQEVSEAPTKSVETEVGVIRGTIPYMSPEQVRGAEVDARTDIFSLGCVLYEMLTGSKAFHRSTNQETIGAILHKEPPPFSEEVPAPLREIVSRCLRKEKTQRFASAQELLGALEMVTTVTEAVSSRVLRPGRNLWFFAAVFVLIAIAGGVLWKSKKKSPGSLEKIQSIAVLPLQNLSGDSNQQYLVDGMTDELIAELSKIKSLKVISRTSSMQYKEAKKPLPDIARELDVDALVEGSVFRESDQVRITVQLIHGITDKHLWAQSYQRQMQGMLTLQGEMAQAIAREIQAELSPQEQKRLTYTRMVNPAAYEEYLKAMYFYRKSYTVEEFQKAFQLVQHAVDLDPQDPLFHAALGNLYLDSGLSALLRPSEAYTKANQAALRAVQLDDNLAEAHEILGRIHHYYTWDQTAAGLEYRRAIDLKPN
- a CDS encoding tetratricopeptide repeat protein, with amino-acid sequence MDPLSLWRIVDLGMVFHYSRRYEEGLAQYKKALELEPNLTAARYQAARLYIATRQYEAAISEIKKLQELDASDPLIMPLLGMAYGLSGKKGDAQKILGDLLEKQKREYVRPYMLAELHLSLGEKELALESLEKACNERDDWVVFLHVDPNMDPLRSEPRFHAVLKRVGLPTTIP